Proteins co-encoded in one Streptomyces sp. JH34 genomic window:
- a CDS encoding DUF2771 domain-containing protein, which translates to MTVPFFSGKSRRIGVALGAVSAGLLVLSACDKPTPLATVTVGDNSVSTEAACYNDGNALKESEVQGCLNKKAEKSVKVAMDDKVRFGVDPEVADNGWTLFINGQQAEQEPYKKTYRSIPGSAFFASQTGETTADKTQISIVETKGQKLTGVWHFQLTKTS; encoded by the coding sequence ATGACCGTTCCGTTCTTCTCCGGTAAGAGCCGTCGAATCGGCGTCGCCCTCGGTGCCGTGTCCGCGGGACTCCTCGTCCTGTCCGCCTGCGACAAGCCGACGCCGCTCGCCACCGTGACGGTCGGCGACAACTCGGTGAGCACCGAGGCCGCCTGCTACAACGACGGCAACGCCCTCAAGGAGTCCGAGGTCCAGGGCTGCCTCAACAAGAAGGCGGAGAAGTCCGTCAAGGTCGCGATGGACGACAAGGTCCGCTTCGGCGTCGACCCCGAGGTCGCGGACAACGGATGGACCCTGTTCATCAACGGCCAGCAGGCCGAGCAGGAGCCGTACAAGAAGACCTACCGCTCGATCCCCGGCAGCGCCTTCTTCGCGAGCCAGACGGGCGAGACCACGGCGGACAAGACGCAGATCAGCATCGTCGAGACCAAGGGTCAGAAGCTCACCGGCGTCTGGCACTTCCAGCTCACGAAGACGTCCTGA